One Notolabrus celidotus isolate fNotCel1 chromosome 16, fNotCel1.pri, whole genome shotgun sequence DNA window includes the following coding sequences:
- the LOC117828343 gene encoding zinc finger protein 836-like has product MRGNVRVQDHEGLSRLQLLAGQTSSVFSADVQQLSGIKEEPPEQQDSSPSLDQEDTKPPHIKEEQEELWSSLEGEQLQGLKEEDTTKFPFTVVSVKSEEDEEEPQSSQLHQRQTEAMETDADGEDCEEPKPVRNSDLEGHLQPEIEVKIEDSSEPETEDIDDIGEKKPHRCSQCGKTFKRNAHLTQHMMIHTEEKPFSCSECGKRFNSNGSLNNHRLVHSKEKPFSCSECCKRFNHKKNMTKHMIVHTGEKPFSCSQCGTRFTQKGSLTKHMSGHSGEKPFSCSECGKRFADKGNLNKHMLVHRGEKPFGCSVCGKRFTQKVTLKKHVVVHTREKAFSCSECGKGYAQKASLAKHMTIHTGDRPFSCVDCNKSFYSEENLNQHMLIHTGEKPFSCSECGKGFSQRVNLTTHMSVHSGEKPFGCSECGKRFTRKENLSKHTAVHSGEKPFGCSLCGKRFTQSLSLTQHMSVHTGEKPFGCSLCGQGFTRKGSLIKHMSIHTGEKAFSCSVCGKRFSQKADMNRHMSVHSKEEPFIIQSTEAWFQDLDDLLSQRLLDPDHRDLFRSNNTGTGYEEELQHQREGMDVVLTPGGKLQRAVFPADVRQLSVIKERRPEQQDQDYTKPQHVKEEQEELWSSQEGEPLQGLEEADTNMFPFTAVSVKSEDDEEEPQSSQLHLRQTEGMETDADGEDCEEPEPARNSDVEGLLQPEIEVKIEDSSEPETEDSDDECKEARDRQSSLKSLKNTREKKSHRCCQCGKTMKINGRLTQHKEKPFSCSECDRFSLDQEDSKLPHIKEEQEELWSKEGEPLRGLEEEDIIKFTFNPDPESEDDDEEPQSSQLHQGQTETNEEDCAGPEQARNSDPKVKSEDSSELDTKDSDDDCKETPDSQEVVKKKKPKKSFSCSQCGKTFTRNGNLTKHLMIHTGQKPFSCSICGMRFARNYNLTQHMIIHTEKKPFGCSKCGKRFNSRGTMINHRSVHSEEKPFSCTACGKRFNHKKNISRHMLIHTGEKPFSCPECDRRFADKGNLTKHMVIHNREKPFSFSECGGNHDSQTVTEELEIHSQEKPFYCPECGATFTQKGGLTQHMRLHTGEKPFSCSQCNKGFHFKGNLTQHLLLHTGEKPFCCPFCDKGFSQKGALARHVMVHTGESSFACIDCDKSFQSEEELIQHMAVHAEEKKPFSCSECGKSFTQKKRLNHHMSVHTGEKAFSCSACGKRFAKKVNLTKHMDTHREEKPFIIESAGAWCC; this is encoded by the exons tgttttctgCAGACGTCCAGCAGCTGTCAGGGATTAAAGAAGAGCCTCCTGAGCAGCAGGACTCGAGTCCCAGTCTGGACCAGGAGGACACTAAGCCTCCTCATATtaaagaggaacaggaggaactcTGGAGCAGTctggagggagagcagcttcAAGGACTTAAGGAAGAAGATACCACCAAATTCCCATTCACTGTTGTCTCTGTGAAGagtgaagaggatgaagaggaaccTCAGTCCTCACAGCTTCATCAGAGACAAACTGAAGCGATGGAAACAGACGCTGATGGAGAGGATTGTGAGGAACCAAAACCAGTCAGGAACTCAGATCTGGAAGGACATTTGCAACCAGAGATTGAGGTCAAGATTGAGGACTCTTCTGAACCGGAGACTGAAGATATTGATGATATTGGAGAGAAGAAACCACATCGCTGTTCTCAGTGTGGTAAAACATTCAAAAGAAATGCACATCTAACCCAACACATGATgattcacacagaggagaaaccattcagctgctctgagtgtggtaAAAGATTCAACTCAAATGGAAGCCTGAACAATCATAGGTTAGTTCATAGTAaggagaaacccttcagctgctctgagtgctGTAAAAGATTTAACCATaagaaaaatatgacaaaacacATGATTGTTCACAcgggagagaaacccttcagctgctctcagTGTGGTACAAGGTTCACCCAGAAAGGAAGTCTGACTAAACACATGTCGGGTCACAGCGGGGAGAAACCATTCAGCTGCTCGGAGTGTGGGAAAAGATTTGCAGATAAGGGAAATCTGAACAAACACATGTTGgttcacagaggagagaaaccgttcggctgctctgtgtgtgggaAAAGATTTACCCAGAAAGTAACCCTGAAGAAACATGTAGTCGTTCACACAAGAGAGAAAGCATTTAGCTGCTCGGAGTGCGGCAAAGGATATGCCCAAAAAGCGAGTCTTGCCAAACACATGACGATCCACACGGGAGACAGACCCTTCAGCTGTGTTGACTGTAACAAAAGCTTTTACTCTGAAGAGAATCTGAACCAGCATATGTTGATTCACACGGGAGAGAAACCTTTCAGCTGCTCCGAGTGTGGAAAAGGATTTTCTCAGAGGGTAAATCTGACCACACACATGTCTGTGCACAGTGGAGAGAAACCGTTCGGCTGCTCTGAGTGTGGCAAAAGATTCACCCGTAAAGAAAATCTGTCCAAACACACGGCAGTTCACtcaggagagaaacccttcgGATGCTCTTTATGTGGCAAAAGATTCACTCAAAGCTTAAGTCTGACCCAGCACATGTCGGTTCACACAGGTGAGAAACCCTTTGGATGCTCTCTGTGCGGCCAAGGATTTACCCGCAAAGGGAGTCTCATCAAACACATGTCaattcacacaggagagaaagcgttcagctgctctgtgtgtggtAAAAGGTTTTCCCAGAAAGCTGATATGAACAGACACATGTCTGTTCACAGCAAAGAGGAACCCTTCATTATCCAGAGCACTGAAGCCTG GTTTCAGGATCTGGATGATTTATTGAGTCAGCGGCTCCTCGATCCGGATCACAGAGACCTTTTTAGATCCAACAACACCGGGACAGGATACGAAGAGGAGCTCCAGCATCAGAGAGAAGGGATGGATGTGGTTTTAACACCTGGAggaaagctgcagagagcag tgtttcctgcagacgtccgacagctgtcagtcattaAAGAGAGGCGGCCTGAGCAGCAGGACCAGGACTACACTAAGCCACAACACGTtaaagaggaacaggaggagctcTGGAGCAGTCAGGAAGGAGAGCCGCTTCAAGGACTGGAGGAGGCTGATACCAACATGTTCCCATTCACTGCTGTCTCTGTGAAGagtgaggatgatgaagaggaaccTCAGTCCTCACAGCTTCATCTAAGACAAACTGAAGGGATGGAAACAGACGCCGATGGAGAGGACTGTGAGGAACCAGAACCAGCCAGGAACTCAGATGTGGAAGGACTTTTGCAACCAGAGATTGAGGTCAAGATTGAGGACTCTTCTGAACCGGAGACTGAAGACAGCGATGATGAATGTAAGGAGGCTAGAGACCGCCAGTCGAGTTTAAAGTCTCTGAAAAACACCAGAGAGAAGAAATCACACCGCTGCTGTCAGTGtggtaaaacaatgaaaataaatggaCGTCTAACCCAGCACAAGGAGAAAccattcagctgctctgagtgtgacAGATTTAGTCTGGACCAGGAGGACTCTAAGCTTCCTCACATcaaagaggaacaggaggaactcTGGAGTAAGGAGGGAGAGCCGCTTCGAGGACTCGAGGAGGAGGATATCATCAAGTTCACTTTCAATCCTGATCCCGAGAGTGAAGATGATGACGAGGAGCCTCAGTCCTCACAGCTTCATCAGGGACAAACAGAAACTAATGAAGAGGACTGTGCGGGACCAGAGCAAGCCAGGAACTCGGATCCCAAGGTCAAGTCTGAGGACTCTTCTGAACTGGACACCAAAGACAGCGATGATGATTGCAAGGAGACTCCAGACTCTCAGGAAGTggttaaaaagaagaaaccaAAGAAATCCTTCAGCTGCTCGCAGTGCGGCAAGACATTCACGAGGAACGGAAATCTAACCAAACACTTGATGATTCACACGGGacagaaacccttcagctgctccataTGTGGAATGAGATTCGCCCGGAACTACAATCTCACCCAGCACATGATAATCCACACGGAGAAGAAACCGTTCGGCTGCTCCAAGTGCGGTAAAAGATTCAACTCTCGAGGAACCATGATCAATCACAGGTCGGTCCACAGTGAAGAGAAACCGTTCAGCTGCACCGCCTGCGGGAAAAGATTCAACCACAAGAAGAACATATCCCGACACATGTTGATCCACACCggggagaaacccttcagctgcccCGAGTGCGATAGAAGATTCGCGGATAAAGGGAACCTCACTAAACACATGGTGATTCACAAcagagagaaacccttcagcttcTCTGAGTGTGGCGGAAACCATGACTCACAAACTGTGACTGAGGAGTTGGAAATCCACAGTCAAGAGAAACCCTTCTACTGCCCCGAGTGTGGGGCAACATTCACCCAAAAAGGAGGCTTAACGCAACACATGAGGCTCCACAcgggagagaaacccttcagctgctctcagTGTAACAAAGGCTTCCACTTCAAAGGAAACCTCACCCAACATTTATTACTCCACACGGGGGAGAAACCGTTCTGCTGCCCGTTCTGCGACAAAGGATTCAGCCAGAAGGGCGCCCTCGCAAGACACGTGATGGTTCACACGGGAGAGAGTTCATTCGCCTGCATCGACTGCGACAAAAGCTTTCAATCCGAAGAAGAACTGATCCAGCACATGGCGGTTCACGCAGAAGAGAAGAAACCGTTCAGCTGCTCCGAGTGTGGGAAAAGTTTTACGCAGAAGAAACGTCTGAATCATCACATGTCGGTTCACACGGGAGAGAAAGCGTTCAGCTGCTCGGCGTGTGGGAAAAGGTTTGCCAAGAAAGTGAACCTAACGAAGCACATGGACACTCACAGGGAAGAGAAACCCTTCATTATTGAGAGTGCTGGAGCGTGGTGCTGCTGA